The following are encoded in a window of Nakamurella sp. A5-74 genomic DNA:
- a CDS encoding WHG domain-containing protein — MPRAGLGPASVTEAGAALADEVGLERLTMAVVAERLGVKTPSLYKHITGQADLTHRIAVLAMNEVADAIRDAIQGRSGKEALVAGAHAMRTYVLDRPGRYAAGNAAIVTGPDDPLVPAVERVLASWAAMLHGYRLDADQEIHALRMLRSMLHGFAVLQASGSFQIDTDVDDSFDWMLGFVDQGLAAEVPGLLQAD, encoded by the coding sequence ATGCCTAGGGCCGGGCTGGGTCCGGCCTCGGTCACCGAGGCAGGGGCTGCCCTGGCCGACGAGGTCGGCTTGGAGCGGCTCACCATGGCAGTGGTGGCCGAACGGCTCGGGGTCAAGACGCCCTCGCTGTACAAACACATCACCGGCCAGGCCGACCTCACCCACCGGATCGCCGTCCTGGCCATGAACGAGGTCGCGGACGCCATCCGCGACGCCATCCAGGGGCGCTCCGGCAAGGAGGCTCTCGTCGCCGGTGCGCACGCGATGCGGACATACGTGCTGGATCGCCCCGGCCGATATGCCGCCGGCAACGCCGCCATCGTCACCGGGCCGGATGATCCACTGGTCCCGGCCGTCGAACGCGTACTCGCCTCCTGGGCGGCCATGCTGCACGGCTACCGGCTGGACGCCGACCAGGAGATCCACGCGTTGCGGATGCTACGCAGCATGCTGCACGGATTCGCGGTCCTGCAAGCGTCCGGCAGTTTCCAGATCGACACCGACGTCGATGACAGTTTCGACTGGATGCTCGGCTTCGTGGATCAGGGGCTGGCAGCGGAAGTGCCCGGCCTGCTCCAGGCCGACTGA
- the dut gene encoding dUTP diphosphatase, with protein sequence MTTGPTTAADPTTADPAPPPLPVRVRRLDPDVPLPRYAMPGDAGADLVTTVDCRLEPGQRAVVPTGIAIALPFGYAAFVHPRSGLAARVGLSIVNTPGTIDAGYRGELKLVLINHDPRSAIELRRYERVAQLVIQKVEYATFVEVDDLDATDRGHGGYGSTGGSDALRLQRSESLGHLG encoded by the coding sequence ATGACGACGGGTCCGACCACTGCCGCAGACCCCACCACTGCCGACCCCGCTCCGCCGCCGCTCCCGGTCCGGGTCCGCCGGCTCGACCCGGACGTCCCGCTGCCGCGCTACGCGATGCCCGGCGACGCCGGCGCGGACCTGGTGACGACCGTCGACTGCCGGCTCGAGCCGGGCCAGCGGGCCGTGGTGCCGACCGGGATCGCGATCGCCCTGCCGTTCGGGTACGCCGCCTTCGTGCATCCGCGCTCGGGGCTCGCCGCCAGGGTGGGGCTGTCGATCGTCAACACCCCCGGCACGATCGACGCCGGCTACCGCGGCGAGCTCAAGCTGGTGCTGATCAACCACGACCCACGCTCGGCGATCGAGCTGCGCCGCTACGAGCGGGTGGCCCAACTGGTGATCCAGAAGGTCGAGTACGCGACCTTCGTCGAGGTCGACGACCTGGACGCGACCGACCGCGGTCACGGCGGCTACGGCTCCACCGGCGGCTCGGATGCGCTGCGGCTGCAGCGTTCGGAGAGCTTGGGACATCTCGGCTGA
- a CDS encoding valine--tRNA ligase yields the protein MTETAAALPDDLPKNYDPAAVEVVLYQRWMQAGYFRADEQRVLSGERKPFSIVLPPPNVTGDLHIGHALDHTLMDVLARWHRMSGDEVLWLPGMDHAGIATQNLVEQKLAVDGKTRHDFGRELFVQKVWDWKHESGGAILGQMKRLGDSVDWDRERFTLDEGLSAAVQTIFKRLFDDGLIYRAERITNWCPGCLTAISDIEVDHSDDEGELVSIRYDGEAQDGAAFSVVVATTRVETMLGDTAVAVHPDDERYAALIGRTVRVPFVERDIPIIADEHVDPAFGTGAVKVTPAHDPNDFEIGKRHGLPMITVLTPDAHITDTATIFDGLDRFEARAVIKQKLAEAGHVVGEKKPYLHAVGHCSRSDDVVEPRLSKQWFVKVEPLAAAAGDAVRTGAVTIHPPELEARYFAWVDNMHDWTISRQLWWGHRIPVWYSSDGEIRCVGPNEQPPGEGWTQDPDVLDTWFSSALWPFSTMGWPEQTDTLKAFYPTSVLVTGYDILFFWVARMMMFGLYAMGGDAAGNGKGNQPFDVVSLHGLVRDQFGKKMSKSKGNGIDPLEMIDLYGADALRFTLARGANPGADLAFARDWVGGSRNFCSKLFNATRFALINGAAVPQTPLQAPELTDADAWILDRLDEVIARTTEQLADFQFAKAAEGLYHYAWDEFCDWYVELAKVQTRESEARAVTTRAVLGTVLDALLRLLHPFVPFVTESLWTSLTGGESLVVAAWPRPSDRLPRAGARTFIGDLDKLVTEIRRFRADQGLPPAKGVPARITGGTPGLTAPAAALTRLVDPEDDFAASASIEVSLQAGLVTIQVDTRGTVDVAAERARLLKDLAASEKEIVDTERKLGNEQFMGKAPDAVVAKIRSRNETAVAEHTRLSERLAALPGENA from the coding sequence GTGACCGAGACCGCCGCTGCGCTGCCCGACGACCTGCCGAAGAACTACGACCCGGCGGCCGTCGAGGTAGTGCTGTACCAGCGGTGGATGCAGGCGGGGTACTTCCGGGCCGACGAGCAGCGGGTGCTCTCGGGCGAGCGGAAGCCGTTCTCGATCGTGCTGCCGCCGCCGAACGTCACCGGTGATCTGCACATCGGCCACGCGCTCGACCACACCCTGATGGACGTGCTGGCGCGCTGGCATCGGATGTCCGGCGACGAGGTGCTCTGGCTGCCGGGAATGGACCATGCGGGCATCGCCACCCAGAACTTGGTGGAGCAGAAGCTCGCCGTCGACGGCAAGACCCGCCACGATTTCGGGCGCGAGCTGTTCGTGCAGAAGGTGTGGGATTGGAAGCACGAGAGCGGCGGCGCGATCCTCGGCCAGATGAAGCGACTCGGTGACTCGGTCGACTGGGACCGGGAGCGCTTCACCCTCGACGAGGGTCTGTCCGCCGCTGTCCAGACGATCTTCAAACGGCTCTTCGACGACGGTCTGATCTACCGGGCCGAGCGGATCACCAACTGGTGCCCCGGCTGCCTGACGGCGATCTCCGACATCGAGGTCGACCACTCCGACGACGAGGGCGAGCTGGTCTCGATCCGCTATGACGGTGAGGCCCAGGACGGAGCCGCATTCTCGGTGGTGGTGGCCACCACCCGGGTCGAGACGATGCTCGGCGACACCGCGGTCGCGGTGCATCCGGACGACGAGCGGTACGCAGCCCTCATCGGCCGAACCGTGCGGGTGCCCTTCGTCGAGCGGGACATCCCGATCATCGCCGACGAGCACGTCGATCCCGCCTTCGGTACCGGCGCGGTCAAGGTGACGCCCGCCCACGACCCGAACGACTTCGAGATCGGCAAGCGGCACGGACTGCCGATGATCACCGTCCTGACCCCGGATGCGCACATCACCGACACCGCAACGATCTTCGACGGTCTCGACCGGTTCGAGGCCCGCGCGGTGATCAAGCAGAAGCTGGCGGAGGCCGGACACGTGGTGGGGGAGAAGAAGCCCTACCTGCACGCCGTCGGCCACTGCTCCCGTTCGGACGACGTCGTGGAACCGCGGCTGAGCAAGCAGTGGTTCGTCAAGGTGGAGCCGCTGGCGGCAGCGGCCGGGGACGCGGTGCGCACCGGCGCCGTGACGATCCACCCGCCGGAGCTCGAAGCTCGCTACTTCGCCTGGGTCGACAACATGCACGACTGGACGATCTCGCGGCAGCTGTGGTGGGGACACCGGATCCCGGTCTGGTATTCGTCCGACGGCGAGATCCGATGCGTCGGACCGAACGAGCAGCCGCCCGGCGAGGGTTGGACGCAGGATCCCGATGTCCTGGACACCTGGTTCTCCTCCGCGCTGTGGCCGTTCTCCACCATGGGCTGGCCGGAGCAGACCGACACGCTGAAGGCGTTCTATCCGACCTCGGTGCTGGTGACCGGGTACGACATCCTGTTCTTCTGGGTCGCCAGGATGATGATGTTCGGCCTCTATGCGATGGGCGGCGACGCGGCCGGTAACGGCAAGGGCAACCAGCCCTTCGACGTGGTCTCCCTGCACGGGCTGGTCCGCGACCAGTTCGGCAAGAAGATGAGCAAGTCCAAGGGCAACGGCATCGACCCGCTCGAGATGATCGATCTCTACGGCGCTGATGCCTTGCGCTTCACGCTCGCCAGGGGGGCGAACCCGGGTGCCGACCTGGCCTTCGCCCGGGACTGGGTGGGCGGCTCCCGCAACTTCTGCTCGAAGCTGTTCAACGCCACCAGGTTCGCGCTGATCAACGGCGCTGCCGTGCCGCAGACTCCGTTGCAGGCACCGGAGCTCACCGACGCCGATGCCTGGATCCTCGACCGCCTCGACGAGGTGATCGCCCGCACCACCGAGCAGCTCGCCGACTTCCAGTTCGCCAAGGCTGCCGAGGGGCTCTACCACTACGCGTGGGACGAGTTCTGCGACTGGTACGTGGAACTGGCCAAGGTCCAGACCCGGGAGAGTGAGGCGCGGGCAGTGACCACCCGGGCGGTGCTCGGCACCGTGCTGGACGCCCTGCTGCGGCTGCTGCACCCGTTCGTGCCGTTCGTCACCGAGAGCCTGTGGACCTCCCTCACCGGCGGCGAGTCGCTGGTGGTTGCCGCCTGGCCGCGGCCTTCGGATCGCCTCCCGCGGGCCGGTGCCAGAACTTTCATCGGCGACCTGGACAAGTTGGTGACCGAGATCCGCCGGTTCCGGGCCGATCAGGGACTGCCGCCGGCCAAGGGTGTTCCGGCGCGGATCACCGGTGGCACACCGGGTCTCACCGCGCCGGCCGCTGCCCTGACCAGGCTGGTGGATCCGGAGGACGACTTCGCAGCCTCCGCGTCGATCGAGGTCTCGTTGCAGGCCGGTCTGGTGACGATCCAGGTGGACACCCGCGGCACCGTTGACGTCGCGGCCGAACGCGCGCGGCTGCTCAAGGACCTTGCCGCCAGCGAGAAGGAGATCGTCGACACGGAGCGGAAGCTCGGCAACGAGCAGTTCATGGGCAAGGCGCCGGACGCAGTGGTGGCGAAGATCCGTTCCCGCAACGAGACCGCTGTCGCCGAGCACACCCGCCTGTCCGAGCGGCTCGCGGCACTGCCGGGGGAGAACGCATGA
- a CDS encoding folylpolyglutamate synthase/dihydrofolate synthase family protein, whose amino-acid sequence MSGINFGPFGPDPEPADEDALPGLDDETQDLDAVPDSPPLDLRTVEAILDQRWPETRIEPTLDRITALLDLLGNPQRAYPVIHIAGTNGKTSVTRMVDALLTSLGLRTGRFTSPHLQLATERISLDAVPISPDAYVQAYADIAPYIDLVDAASARDGGVPLSKFEILTAMAYAAFADAPVDVAVVEVGLGGTWDSTNVMDPAVSVITPIGRDHIDYLGTTLGEIAANKAGIIKPGGVVMIGLQEPEAMDVLMARVAETDATVARQDSEFRVLERVVAVGGQLLQLQGLSAVYEEVFLPLAGEHQAANASLALAAVEAFLGAGRQRELNADAVVDGFAAVASPGRLERIRSSPVILIDAAHNPHGATALAAALRDEYHFARLVGVVAVMAEKDAEGILTALEDVLDEVVVTVNSSARSMPLDELTELAEDVFGSHRVQSAPRMDSALALAVDLAETDEQTGPYGAGVIVTGSVVSAGDARTLAGLAPA is encoded by the coding sequence ATGAGCGGCATCAACTTCGGTCCGTTCGGGCCCGATCCCGAGCCGGCCGACGAGGACGCCCTGCCAGGGCTGGACGACGAGACCCAGGACCTCGATGCGGTCCCCGATTCTCCGCCGCTGGACCTGCGCACGGTGGAGGCCATCCTCGATCAGCGCTGGCCGGAGACGAGGATCGAACCGACCCTCGACCGGATCACCGCGCTGCTCGATCTGCTCGGCAACCCGCAGCGGGCCTACCCGGTGATCCACATCGCCGGCACCAACGGCAAGACATCCGTCACCAGGATGGTCGACGCCCTGCTCACCTCCCTGGGCCTGCGCACCGGGCGGTTCACCTCACCGCACCTGCAGCTCGCGACCGAGCGGATCTCGCTGGACGCGGTCCCGATCAGCCCGGATGCCTACGTCCAGGCCTATGCGGACATCGCCCCGTACATCGACCTCGTCGACGCGGCGAGCGCACGGGACGGCGGCGTCCCACTGTCGAAGTTCGAGATCCTCACGGCGATGGCCTATGCGGCGTTCGCCGACGCGCCGGTCGACGTCGCCGTCGTCGAGGTCGGGCTCGGTGGCACCTGGGACTCGACCAACGTGATGGACCCCGCGGTCTCGGTGATCACCCCGATCGGCCGGGATCACATCGACTACCTGGGCACCACGCTGGGCGAGATCGCCGCCAACAAGGCCGGAATCATCAAGCCCGGCGGCGTCGTGATGATCGGTCTGCAGGAGCCGGAGGCGATGGACGTGCTGATGGCTCGGGTCGCCGAGACGGACGCGACCGTTGCGCGGCAGGACAGCGAGTTCCGGGTGCTCGAGCGGGTGGTCGCCGTCGGCGGACAACTGCTGCAGCTGCAAGGACTTTCGGCCGTCTACGAGGAGGTCTTCCTGCCGCTCGCCGGCGAGCACCAGGCCGCGAATGCCTCCCTCGCGCTGGCGGCCGTCGAGGCGTTCCTGGGTGCCGGCCGGCAGCGTGAGCTCAACGCGGATGCCGTGGTCGACGGGTTCGCCGCGGTGGCTTCGCCCGGGCGGCTGGAGCGCATCCGGTCCTCGCCGGTGATCCTCATCGATGCCGCCCACAACCCGCACGGTGCAACGGCTCTCGCTGCAGCGCTGCGCGACGAGTACCACTTCGCGCGGCTCGTCGGGGTCGTTGCGGTGATGGCCGAGAAGGACGCCGAAGGCATCCTGACCGCGCTCGAGGACGTCCTGGACGAGGTGGTGGTGACCGTCAACTCCTCGGCCAGGTCGATGCCGCTGGATGAGCTCACCGAGCTCGCCGAGGACGTCTTCGGCTCCCACCGGGTGCAGAGCGCCCCGCGGATGGACAGCGCCCTTGCGTTGGCCGTCGACCTCGCGGAGACGGACGAGCAGACCGGGCCCTACGGCGCGGGAGTGATCGTCACAGGTTCGGTCGTGTCCGCCGGCGACGCCCGCACCCTGGCCGGGCTGGCCCCGGCATGA
- a CDS encoding DUF4233 domain-containing protein has product MTDEPPTASSAAPQGQPQYRPPDPEKGLRGSISATLVLEALTVLLAIPVAKNTGAGTGTLGVIAIVVLALLMIAACGYVRKPWHPWAVAGLQVFTIAGWAISAPLGVVGIVFGVVFAFIFWFGYEYRRRARLGLLPGQTPVDRPGTSAADGDR; this is encoded by the coding sequence ATGACCGACGAGCCGCCGACCGCATCGAGTGCCGCACCGCAGGGGCAACCGCAGTATCGGCCGCCGGACCCGGAGAAGGGGCTGCGGGGTTCGATCTCGGCCACCCTGGTGCTGGAAGCGCTGACGGTCCTGCTCGCGATCCCGGTGGCGAAGAACACCGGTGCCGGAACCGGCACGCTCGGCGTGATCGCGATCGTCGTGCTGGCCCTGCTGATGATCGCGGCCTGCGGGTACGTCAGGAAGCCCTGGCACCCCTGGGCGGTGGCGGGCCTACAGGTTTTCACCATCGCCGGCTGGGCGATCAGCGCTCCGTTGGGTGTCGTCGGGATCGTCTTCGGCGTGGTGTTCGCGTTCATCTTCTGGTTCGGCTACGAGTACCGGCGGCGGGCGCGCCTCGGACTGCTGCCCGGTCAGACCCCGGTCGATCGGCCGGGAACGAGCGCGGCGGACGGCGACCGGTAG
- the ndk gene encoding nucleoside-diphosphate kinase, which translates to MSTPTTERTLVLVKPDGVRRGLVGEIIARIERKGLSLAALELRTADRAVAEQHYAEHAQRPFFGDLVEFITSAPLAALVVEGTRAIPAFRQLAGGTDPVEKATPGTIRGDFGLETQFNLVHGSDSAESAAREIALWFPHL; encoded by the coding sequence ATGTCCACCCCCACCACCGAACGCACGCTCGTCCTCGTCAAACCGGACGGTGTCCGGCGCGGGCTCGTCGGTGAGATCATTGCGCGGATCGAGCGCAAGGGCCTGAGCTTGGCCGCCCTCGAACTGCGCACCGCAGACCGGGCCGTCGCGGAGCAGCACTACGCCGAGCATGCCCAGCGTCCGTTCTTCGGCGACCTTGTAGAGTTCATCACCTCAGCGCCACTGGCGGCGCTGGTCGTCGAGGGCACCAGGGCGATCCCGGCGTTCCGGCAGCTCGCCGGCGGCACCGACCCCGTCGAGAAGGCCACGCCTGGCACGATCCGTGGCGACTTCGGCCTGGAGACCCAGTTCAACCTGGTGCACGGCAGCGACTCCGCCGAGTCGGCGGCCCGCGAGATCGCGCTCTGGTTCCCGCACCTGTGA
- a CDS encoding GNAT family N-acetyltransferase, whose translation MTRAVPVGTGGDPDTGAGFLLHQVGPNGSMASDAQFGLALTSLWHTVSEAGGAVGFAPGTARPDVARRSAALLDGIRRGSIDAIAVTSDRTLVGVAVLRAGTGVIAHTGEVGPVMVDPGLQGSGLGAVLMDAVLRLARVRGLERLSLSARDGHRLPEFYRRFGFVEWGRRPGWVRVAGAEAPGGPDDRDEIFLSVTL comes from the coding sequence GTGACTCGCGCCGTCCCGGTGGGTACGGGTGGTGATCCGGACACCGGCGCCGGGTTTCTCCTGCACCAGGTCGGCCCGAACGGTTCGATGGCCTCGGACGCGCAGTTCGGTCTTGCCCTGACCAGCCTGTGGCACACCGTGTCCGAGGCAGGCGGGGCGGTCGGCTTCGCTCCCGGCACTGCGCGACCCGACGTCGCCCGACGATCCGCCGCACTGCTCGACGGGATCCGACGGGGGAGCATCGACGCCATCGCGGTGACCTCCGACCGAACGTTGGTCGGCGTCGCCGTTCTCCGCGCAGGGACCGGGGTGATCGCCCACACCGGCGAGGTCGGCCCGGTGATGGTCGACCCCGGCCTGCAGGGTTCGGGTCTGGGGGCAGTGCTCATGGATGCCGTCCTTCGGCTGGCCCGGGTGCGCGGACTCGAGCGGTTGTCGCTGTCGGCGCGGGACGGGCACCGTCTGCCCGAGTTCTACCGTCGGTTCGGGTTCGTCGAGTGGGGCCGTCGGCCGGGATGGGTGCGGGTCGCCGGCGCCGAGGCACCCGGCGGGCCGGACGATCGGGACGAGATCTTCTTGTCCGTCACCCTCTGA
- a CDS encoding AAA family ATPase: MTTSGRQPAARPVGRDAESAALVATLHDTGTSCRLAVVTGEAGIGKSLLLEVLTTQALADGDQVLRGECTVVSAEPLPYAAIVAALRSGGATPSGVPAARRSDLFENILATLVRLRPEGRRQVLVLEDLQWVDASTIDLIAFLVRNLPAHHLVTLTRRTDEIALDPAAHRVLDTVFSTRDALRIDLQRLTEDELRELFRQSTGRPPALEELRALCGRTGGNPYMALELIEAGSLYELPDRLSEVLTLRAAQLNAAGLEVTRTVAVAGRSLLQHELPLFTGMQESEALTAVREAIDAGVLVVDRTGDGYTFRHALMQEALIGWMLPGERQRIHRRIALALDDDPRIRHSASAAAEWSAHWRASGDQVRAFEVTAEAAKAAGAAFAHSGRWRQYRFLVELLADGYGPAEQAARGRLLAEAAEAARWAGQPGHAVELGRRAASLLDDPTDRAHLYERLGRALWDNGSPQEAASAYERADQLAREVDEPALRARITASRARLAIQGGRYTEAIQAAELAITLAAKGSAPAEDARARAVLGMCEVLTGEIEEGLAELRRAQVATARWGDDEDKRRLAGNLAFCQLLAGDARAACETAVRGLAEARRQNPISGTGAALVSNTVVLLSMTGRWPEAIELSDEAIAEGVDEGQALLVRLARAELDLERGELADASRHLEAAGELVAHGGTASISADLALARSRWAWTSGDRERAFAEVDAAWAALQGTSEWREMARTCALALRWCAEARGGRRAGPDRRRDRFLAAAVEIGEGRPTPEVRAYLATAMAENSRVRGDGQAAAWSEAVTAWGRIGRIHEEAYARFRLGESLLGPDRAQAVIELTTALEVAGRLGAQPLRDSVDDVLRRARVRRSAGAVDGDVTSRFQLTRRETEVLMELATGLTNKQIAARLYLSPRTVDVHVANVLMKLGVRTRVEAASLLATTRHGSGSDSADGDPLGGTG; encoded by the coding sequence GTGACCACTTCCGGTCGTCAACCCGCCGCTCGACCCGTCGGTCGTGACGCGGAGAGCGCTGCGTTGGTCGCGACCCTGCACGACACCGGCACGAGCTGCCGGCTGGCGGTCGTCACCGGCGAGGCGGGGATCGGCAAATCGCTGCTGCTCGAGGTGCTCACGACCCAGGCCCTGGCCGACGGTGACCAGGTGCTCAGGGGGGAGTGCACGGTCGTGTCGGCCGAGCCGCTGCCCTATGCGGCCATCGTTGCTGCACTGCGATCCGGCGGGGCCACGCCCAGCGGTGTGCCGGCGGCCCGGCGCTCCGACCTGTTCGAGAACATCCTGGCGACCCTGGTGCGGTTGCGACCCGAGGGTCGCCGGCAGGTGTTGGTGTTGGAGGACCTGCAGTGGGTGGACGCCTCCACCATCGATCTCATCGCCTTCCTCGTGCGCAACCTGCCGGCACACCACCTGGTGACGCTGACCCGTCGTACCGATGAGATCGCGCTCGACCCTGCGGCGCACCGGGTGCTCGACACCGTCTTCAGCACCCGTGATGCGCTCCGGATCGACCTGCAGCGACTCACCGAGGACGAGTTGCGGGAGCTGTTCCGGCAGTCCACCGGTCGGCCGCCGGCGTTGGAGGAGCTCCGGGCGCTGTGCGGCCGTACCGGTGGAAACCCCTACATGGCACTGGAACTGATCGAGGCCGGGTCCCTCTACGAGTTGCCGGATCGACTCTCCGAGGTGCTCACCCTGCGGGCCGCGCAACTGAACGCTGCCGGTCTGGAGGTGACCAGGACGGTCGCCGTCGCCGGCCGGTCGCTGTTGCAGCACGAGCTACCCCTGTTCACCGGGATGCAGGAGTCCGAGGCTTTGACCGCCGTCCGGGAGGCGATCGACGCCGGCGTGCTGGTCGTGGACCGCACCGGTGACGGCTACACCTTCCGCCATGCTCTCATGCAGGAGGCGTTGATCGGCTGGATGCTGCCCGGTGAGCGGCAACGCATCCATCGCAGGATCGCCCTGGCCCTGGATGACGATCCGCGGATCAGGCACAGCGCTTCTGCCGCGGCGGAATGGTCGGCGCACTGGCGTGCCAGCGGCGATCAGGTCAGGGCATTCGAGGTCACCGCGGAAGCGGCCAAGGCGGCCGGGGCCGCGTTCGCCCACAGCGGACGGTGGCGGCAGTACCGGTTCCTCGTCGAACTGCTGGCCGATGGCTACGGCCCCGCCGAGCAGGCAGCCAGGGGCAGGCTGCTCGCAGAGGCGGCCGAGGCCGCCCGCTGGGCCGGCCAGCCCGGTCATGCGGTCGAGCTGGGTCGACGGGCCGCATCGCTGCTGGACGACCCGACCGACCGGGCCCATCTGTACGAACGGCTGGGACGGGCGTTGTGGGACAACGGATCCCCGCAGGAAGCAGCGTCCGCCTACGAGCGCGCCGACCAGTTGGCACGGGAGGTGGACGAGCCGGCACTGCGCGCCCGGATCACCGCATCGCGCGCGCGGCTGGCCATCCAGGGCGGCCGGTACACCGAGGCGATCCAGGCGGCTGAGCTGGCGATCACGTTGGCGGCCAAGGGATCTGCGCCGGCAGAGGACGCCAGGGCGCGGGCCGTGCTGGGGATGTGCGAGGTGCTCACCGGCGAGATCGAGGAGGGCCTGGCCGAGTTGCGTCGGGCGCAGGTGGCCACCGCCCGGTGGGGCGATGACGAGGACAAACGCCGCCTGGCCGGCAATCTGGCCTTCTGTCAGCTGCTGGCCGGCGATGCCAGGGCAGCCTGCGAAACGGCAGTGCGAGGGCTCGCCGAGGCCCGGAGGCAGAACCCCATCAGCGGCACCGGAGCCGCGCTCGTGAGCAACACTGTCGTGCTGCTGTCGATGACCGGCCGGTGGCCGGAGGCGATCGAGTTGAGCGACGAGGCGATCGCCGAGGGGGTGGATGAGGGACAGGCACTGCTGGTGCGGTTGGCCAGGGCAGAGCTCGACCTCGAGCGGGGCGAGCTGGCCGACGCCAGCCGCCATCTGGAAGCTGCGGGGGAGCTGGTGGCGCACGGCGGTACCGCGTCGATCTCCGCCGATCTCGCGCTCGCCCGGTCGCGGTGGGCCTGGACATCCGGCGACCGGGAGCGGGCCTTCGCCGAGGTCGACGCGGCCTGGGCAGCGCTGCAGGGTACGTCGGAGTGGCGGGAGATGGCCAGGACCTGTGCGCTGGCGCTCCGCTGGTGCGCCGAGGCCCGCGGCGGACGGCGGGCGGGTCCGGACCGGCGGCGTGACCGGTTCCTGGCTGCGGCGGTCGAGATCGGGGAGGGGCGTCCGACGCCGGAGGTGCGCGCCTATCTGGCGACGGCGATGGCGGAGAACAGCCGGGTGCGGGGTGACGGGCAGGCTGCCGCCTGGTCGGAGGCAGTCACGGCGTGGGGGCGGATCGGCCGGATCCACGAGGAGGCCTATGCGCGGTTCCGGTTGGGCGAATCATTGCTCGGACCCGACCGGGCGCAGGCGGTCATCGAGCTGACCACCGCCCTGGAGGTCGCCGGGCGGCTGGGGGCACAACCGCTGCGGGACAGCGTCGACGACGTGTTGCGCCGGGCCAGGGTCCGTCGCTCCGCCGGAGCCGTCGACGGTGACGTGACGAGTCGGTTCCAGCTGACCAGGCGGGAGACCGAGGTGCTGATGGAGCTGGCGACCGGCCTGACCAACAAGCAGATCGCCGCTCGGCTGTACCTGAGCCCGCGCACCGTCGACGTGCACGTCGCCAACGTGTTGATGAAGCTCGGGGTACGGACCAGGGTCGAGGCCGCCTCACTGTTGGCCACCACGCGTCACGGGAGCGGGTCGGACAGCGCGGACGGTGACCCCCTCGGCGGTACCGGATGA
- a CDS encoding carboxymuconolactone decarboxylase family protein — protein MTAATSRPTSLTPSTGVPSADRLSRARVPLDPPRGLVARLAAWYSRRRFGQVMEPALALAHQPRALLADLAFESLLQRCRSLDPGLSALATLSVAVDIECSWCLDFGYLEAHHRLVDPAKLRDLPVWQESEVYTPVERRVLGYAVAMTATPPVVTDEQAVALRTDLGDAAFVELTMMVAVENQRSRINAALGLVSQGFSESCRVPR, from the coding sequence ATGACCGCCGCCACTTCCCGCCCGACCTCGCTGACGCCGTCCACCGGCGTCCCATCCGCCGACCGGCTGAGCAGGGCACGGGTCCCGCTCGACCCGCCGCGTGGCCTGGTGGCGCGTCTCGCTGCCTGGTACAGCCGACGCCGGTTCGGTCAGGTGATGGAGCCTGCGCTCGCCCTGGCCCATCAGCCACGCGCACTGCTGGCCGACCTGGCATTCGAATCTCTGCTGCAGCGGTGCCGGTCGTTGGATCCCGGGCTCTCGGCGCTGGCCACGTTGTCCGTCGCGGTGGACATCGAGTGCAGTTGGTGCCTGGACTTCGGCTACCTGGAGGCCCACCACCGTCTCGTCGACCCCGCCAAGTTGCGTGACCTGCCGGTCTGGCAGGAGTCGGAGGTGTACACCCCGGTCGAACGGCGGGTGCTGGGCTATGCCGTGGCGATGACGGCGACCCCGCCGGTCGTCACCGACGAGCAGGCGGTCGCCCTGCGCACCGACCTCGGTGACGCCGCGTTCGTCGAACTGACGATGATGGTGGCCGTGGAGAACCAGCGATCCAGGATCAACGCGGCCCTCGGCCTGGTGTCGCAGGGCTTCTCGGAGTCCTGCCGGGTACCTCGGTGA